Proteins encoded within one genomic window of Bermanella sp. WJH001:
- a CDS encoding enoyl-CoA hydratase/isomerase family protein, with protein MLEQAYTCIKLERDEQNPWVLHLTLDRPQARNAMSLAMVGELSQVLDALQTDLSVRAVIVRGEGGHFCAGGDIKDMANARAAAAKSDSDPYFELNKQFGELILKMNHIPQVVITVLEGAVLGGGFGLACVSDVAIATDTAKFGLPETSLGIPPAQIAPFVVKRIGLTQTRRLALLGERFGGEESVKLGISHFFAKDNAELEVLLGRTLDQIKSCAPQANAVTKQLILKAAEHEASELIDEAAKAFSAAVQGQEGVAGTMAFIQKKPAPWNA; from the coding sequence ATGTTAGAGCAAGCTTACACCTGCATTAAGTTAGAACGGGACGAGCAAAACCCTTGGGTATTGCATTTAACGTTAGACCGACCACAGGCGCGTAATGCCATGAGTTTGGCCATGGTCGGTGAGTTGTCACAAGTGCTGGATGCTTTACAAACCGATCTGTCGGTACGAGCCGTCATCGTACGTGGTGAAGGTGGGCACTTTTGTGCTGGTGGCGACATTAAAGATATGGCTAATGCGCGAGCCGCAGCTGCAAAAAGTGACTCAGATCCTTACTTTGAGTTGAATAAGCAATTTGGTGAATTGATTTTAAAAATGAATCACATACCTCAAGTTGTGATCACCGTCTTAGAAGGTGCGGTGTTAGGCGGTGGCTTTGGTTTGGCTTGTGTCAGTGATGTGGCAATTGCAACCGATACAGCAAAATTTGGTTTACCTGAAACCAGTTTAGGTATTCCGCCTGCGCAAATAGCCCCGTTTGTTGTTAAACGTATTGGCTTAACACAAACAAGACGTTTAGCGTTATTAGGTGAGCGTTTTGGTGGTGAAGAGTCGGTTAAGTTAGGCATCAGTCATTTTTTTGCAAAAGATAATGCCGAGCTTGAGGTGTTGTTAGGGCGAACCCTCGATCAAATAAAATCATGTGCCCCTCAAGCAAATGCGGTGACTAAGCAGTTGATTTTAAAAGCCGCTGAACACGAGGCATCGGAATTAATTGACGAAGCGGCGAAGGCATTCAGCGCAGCCGTTCAGGGGCAAGAGGGTGTGGCAGGAACCATGGCGTTTATTCAAAAGAAACCGGCACCTTGGAATGCTTAG
- a CDS encoding DUF6868 family protein encodes MNPEIISLLGYCGLINMGILVFWFAALLLGGEFMINFHTRLFGASSEKIMLVHYQLMGLYKLLNFMFFLVPWLVLTLLK; translated from the coding sequence ATGAATCCAGAGATCATCAGCTTACTTGGCTATTGCGGCCTAATTAACATGGGAATTTTAGTGTTTTGGTTTGCTGCTTTATTATTGGGCGGCGAATTCATGATTAATTTTCACACTCGCCTATTTGGTGCCAGCAGCGAAAAAATCATGTTGGTTCACTACCAATTGATGGGCTTATATAAACTACTCAACTTTATGTTTTTCTTGGTTCCGTGGTTAGTATTAACTCTACTAAAATAA
- a CDS encoding acyl-CoA dehydrogenase family protein, protein MIITHEHKEIFRTMKNFVENEINPNVAEWEKAGAFPAHEVFKKMGDLGLLGINKDEKYGGMGLDHSYNIYAAEALGYATCGGVPLAIGVQTDMATPAIAKFGSHELKEEFLAPAIAGDYVAAIAVSETGAGSDVAGLKTTAKKDGDDYIINGSKMWITNSTQADFFCVLANTSDDKPHKNKSLIIVPANTKGVTVGEKIDKIGMRSSDTAPVYFDDVRVPQRNRIGAEGTGFMLQMLQFQEERLWGAASGLITLEQCVEKTIEYTRERKTFGQPLINNQSIHFRLAELQTEIESLRALTYRATELMMQKQDVTKLASMCKLKGGRLIREVADSCLQYWGGMGFTTDNPISQVYRDGRLASIGGGADEIMLGIICKYMDILPKKAK, encoded by the coding sequence ATGATCATTACTCACGAACATAAAGAAATATTTCGCACCATGAAAAATTTCGTAGAAAACGAAATTAATCCAAATGTTGCCGAGTGGGAAAAGGCGGGTGCATTTCCGGCCCATGAAGTATTTAAAAAAATGGGTGACCTTGGTCTTTTAGGGATTAATAAAGACGAAAAATACGGCGGCATGGGGTTAGATCATTCCTATAATATTTACGCAGCCGAAGCATTAGGGTATGCCACATGTGGTGGTGTGCCGTTAGCAATTGGTGTGCAAACCGATATGGCAACCCCTGCTATTGCTAAATTTGGTAGCCATGAACTAAAAGAAGAATTTTTAGCGCCAGCCATTGCTGGTGATTATGTAGCGGCCATTGCTGTATCAGAAACGGGTGCAGGCTCAGATGTGGCGGGTTTAAAAACCACCGCTAAAAAAGACGGTGATGATTACATAATCAATGGTTCAAAAATGTGGATCACAAACTCCACACAGGCTGACTTTTTCTGTGTGCTTGCCAATACCAGTGATGATAAACCTCATAAAAATAAATCATTAATTATCGTACCAGCCAATACCAAGGGCGTAACGGTAGGGGAAAAAATCGATAAGATCGGTATGCGTTCAAGTGATACCGCGCCTGTTTATTTTGATGATGTACGGGTACCACAACGTAATCGAATCGGTGCTGAAGGCACTGGTTTTATGCTGCAAATGTTGCAGTTTCAAGAAGAGCGTTTGTGGGGTGCAGCGAGTGGCTTGATTACACTTGAGCAATGTGTAGAAAAAACCATCGAATATACCCGTGAGCGTAAAACCTTTGGTCAGCCCCTTATTAATAATCAATCCATTCATTTTCGTTTGGCTGAATTACAAACTGAGATTGAATCACTGCGTGCACTGACCTATCGGGCTACTGAATTAATGATGCAAAAGCAAGATGTGACCAAGCTGGCCTCCATGTGTAAGTTAAAAGGCGGTCGCTTAATTCGCGAAGTAGCGGATAGCTGTTTGCAGTATTGGGGTGGAATGGGTTTCACCACAGACAATCCTATTTCACAGGTTTATCGTGATGGCCGTTTAGCGTCTATTGGTGGTGGTGCAGATGAAATTATGCTGGGCATCATTTGTAAGTACATGGATATTCTTCCTAAGAAAGCGAAATAG
- a CDS encoding UDP-2,3-diacylglucosamine diphosphatase, which translates to MSTWFISDLHLAPEETRITAGFLDFMLEPQAGDSLYILGDFFNYWIGDDVQHPYIEQIQQVLKATQERGVAVFFMHGNRDFLLGETFCKAAGMTLLSDPTVIDLDGEPVVLMHGDSLCTRDEAYMAFRKMARAPQWQQQFLNQSIEERIAFAQKARDESQSSNSMKEESIMDVTPAEVDIELTKLNSKRMIHGHTHRPAIHNWQHNGQALERIVLGDWYTKGWYLKVDNNQYNLVEFDLPTA; encoded by the coding sequence ATGAGCACTTGGTTTATTAGCGATTTACACCTAGCGCCAGAGGAGACCCGCATTACTGCGGGTTTTCTTGATTTCATGCTAGAACCCCAAGCAGGCGACTCACTTTACATATTGGGTGATTTTTTTAACTACTGGATTGGGGATGATGTGCAACACCCATATATCGAGCAAATCCAGCAGGTTCTTAAAGCCACACAAGAGCGCGGTGTTGCTGTATTTTTTATGCATGGCAACCGTGATTTTTTACTCGGTGAGACATTTTGCAAAGCCGCGGGCATGACATTATTAAGCGACCCCACGGTTATCGACCTTGACGGTGAACCGGTTGTACTGATGCATGGCGATAGTCTTTGCACCCGTGATGAAGCCTATATGGCCTTTCGTAAAATGGCCCGAGCCCCTCAGTGGCAGCAACAATTTCTAAACCAGTCCATTGAAGAGCGCATTGCATTTGCACAAAAAGCCCGTGATGAAAGCCAGTCAAGCAACAGCATGAAAGAAGAGTCCATTATGGATGTCACCCCTGCTGAAGTGGATATAGAGCTGACAAAGCTTAATTCAAAGCGCATGATTCATGGCCATACCCATCGCCCTGCCATTCATAACTGGCAACATAATGGCCAAGCCCTTGAACGCATTGTATTAGGGGATTGGTACACCAAGGGTTGGTACTTAAAAGTAGATAACAACCAATACAATTTGGTTGAGTTCGATTTACCCACTGCTTAA
- the cysS gene encoding cysteine--tRNA ligase, with amino-acid sequence MTLNIYNTLTRQKEEFKPLQAGKVGMYVCGMTVYDFCHMGHARVMVSFDVIVRYLRHIGYDVNYIRNITDIDDKIINRAVENNEPFNVLVDRMVDAMNEDFAKLNVLTPNSEPKATDHIEGIIAMVNTLIEKGFAYAASNGDVYYRVRKFEGYGKLSGKILEELESGARIEVTEEKEDPLDFVLWKSAKPGEPAWSSPWGEGRPGWHIECSVMSTCCLGNNFDIHGGGPDLKFPHHENEIAQSEAATGEHYANTWMHAGALRIDGEKMSKSLGNFFTIRDVLKEYDAEVIRFFLASVQYRSEINYSQAGLQDAQTKLDRLYNALKGCDLSIELDVTDAELSGFVAQFKAAMDDDFNTPKAIAVMFELVSSINKADGATKDKLASLLKTFADVLGCLQTNPEDYFKQGVDVDETYIQDMIEKRVQAKKDKDFALADKIRNDLDAQGIELQDSREGTTWVKK; translated from the coding sequence ATGACCCTAAATATATACAACACGTTAACGCGTCAAAAAGAAGAATTTAAACCACTACAAGCTGGCAAGGTTGGCATGTATGTGTGTGGTATGACGGTTTACGATTTTTGTCACATGGGTCATGCACGTGTGATGGTGTCATTTGATGTGATTGTACGTTACCTGCGTCATATTGGTTACGATGTGAATTATATTCGTAATATCACCGACATTGACGACAAAATCATTAATCGCGCCGTTGAAAATAATGAGCCGTTTAATGTATTGGTGGATCGTATGGTGGATGCCATGAACGAAGATTTTGCCAAATTAAACGTGTTAACACCCAATAGCGAACCTAAGGCCACGGACCACATTGAAGGCATTATTGCCATGGTGAATACCTTGATCGAAAAAGGTTTTGCTTATGCTGCGTCTAATGGAGATGTTTATTATCGTGTGCGCAAGTTTGAAGGCTACGGCAAACTTTCTGGCAAAATTTTAGAAGAGCTAGAAAGCGGTGCACGCATTGAAGTGACCGAAGAAAAAGAAGACCCATTGGACTTTGTGCTTTGGAAATCGGCCAAGCCAGGTGAGCCAGCATGGTCAAGCCCTTGGGGCGAAGGTCGCCCTGGTTGGCATATTGAGTGTTCAGTGATGTCTACATGTTGCCTTGGTAATAATTTTGATATTCATGGTGGCGGCCCAGATTTAAAATTTCCACACCATGAAAATGAAATTGCTCAAAGCGAAGCGGCAACCGGTGAGCATTATGCTAATACTTGGATGCATGCGGGTGCGTTGCGTATTGATGGCGAAAAGATGTCTAAGTCTTTAGGTAACTTTTTTACCATTCGTGATGTATTAAAAGAATACGATGCTGAAGTGATTCGTTTCTTTTTGGCTTCTGTGCAATACCGTAGTGAAATCAACTACAGTCAAGCCGGTCTGCAAGACGCACAAACCAAACTGGATCGTTTGTATAATGCACTTAAAGGCTGCGACCTATCGATTGAATTGGATGTGACAGATGCAGAGCTATCAGGTTTTGTTGCGCAATTTAAAGCGGCCATGGATGATGACTTTAATACCCCTAAAGCCATTGCTGTGATGTTTGAATTGGTTTCAAGTATCAATAAAGCTGATGGCGCTACTAAAGATAAGCTGGCCAGTTTACTTAAAACATTTGCCGATGTATTAGGTTGCTTGCAAACTAACCCTGAAGATTATTTTAAGCAGGGTGTTGATGTCGACGAAACCTATATTCAAGACATGATCGAAAAGCGTGTGCAAGCCAAAAAGGACAAAGACTTTGCCCTAGCGGATAAGATCCGTAATGACTTGGATGCACAAGGCATTGAATTGCAAGATAGTCGCGAAGGCACCACTTGGGTTAAGAAGTAA
- a CDS encoding acyl-CoA dehydrogenase family protein translates to MSKVSVTPPYFDETHHALRDSIKRFVDKEILPHIDDWEEQNTFPREIYKMAGDAGFLGIGFDEKYGGTKADVFHKLVFSEEIMRSTSAGLVSSLGSLDIGLPPIAKWGSEALKQKVMPAVIAGDKICALAITEPSGGSDVANLKTRAEKITTQDGTFYKVNGSKTFITSGVRADYYTVAVRTGGDGFGGISLLMIEKGTPGFNVGKSLKKMCWWASDTAELFFEDCMVPAENLIGVENTGFFAIMTNFQSERLMLTSMANMTAELALEECYKYVKEREAFGRAIGKYQVIKHKLVEMATKLEVSKTMMYNVAANMNAGIDQVKQVSMAKNFATDVSDFVTYEAVQIFGGMGLMRESVVERLYRDNRILSIGGGTREIMNEIIAKQLKI, encoded by the coding sequence ATGTCCAAAGTTTCTGTTACCCCTCCTTATTTTGATGAAACTCATCACGCCTTGCGTGACAGTATTAAGCGGTTTGTTGATAAAGAAATTTTACCTCACATTGATGACTGGGAAGAGCAAAATACCTTTCCACGTGAAATTTATAAAATGGCGGGGGATGCTGGGTTTTTAGGCATTGGTTTTGATGAAAAATACGGTGGCACTAAAGCGGATGTTTTTCATAAGCTGGTTTTTTCAGAAGAAATTATGCGTTCAACCAGTGCCGGTTTGGTTTCAAGTTTAGGCTCGTTAGACATTGGGCTGCCGCCAATTGCAAAATGGGGCAGTGAAGCGCTAAAACAAAAAGTCATGCCTGCGGTGATTGCCGGTGACAAAATTTGTGCTTTGGCCATTACTGAACCAAGTGGGGGTTCAGATGTAGCAAACCTTAAAACTCGCGCTGAAAAAATAACAACACAAGACGGGACCTTTTATAAAGTTAACGGCAGTAAAACGTTTATTACTTCAGGTGTTCGTGCTGACTATTACACGGTAGCCGTGCGTACAGGTGGTGATGGTTTTGGTGGAATCAGTTTGTTAATGATAGAAAAGGGCACGCCAGGCTTTAATGTGGGTAAAAGCCTTAAAAAAATGTGTTGGTGGGCATCAGACACGGCAGAGCTGTTTTTTGAAGATTGCATGGTACCGGCTGAAAACTTAATTGGGGTAGAAAATACCGGGTTTTTTGCCATTATGACGAACTTTCAAAGTGAAAGGTTAATGCTAACATCTATGGCAAATATGACGGCAGAGCTTGCATTAGAAGAGTGTTATAAATACGTAAAAGAGCGTGAGGCCTTTGGCCGTGCCATTGGTAAGTATCAAGTGATTAAACATAAATTGGTTGAGATGGCGACGAAATTAGAAGTCAGTAAAACCATGATGTATAACGTGGCTGCCAATATGAATGCCGGTATCGACCAGGTAAAACAAGTGAGTATGGCCAAAAACTTTGCAACGGACGTGAGTGACTTTGTGACCTATGAAGCGGTGCAGATATTTGGCGGTATGGGCTTGATGCGCGAAAGTGTGGTTGAGCGTTTGTATCGCGATAATCGCATACTGTCTATTGGTGGTGGTACACGAGAAATCATGAACGAAATTATTGCCAAGCAATTAAAAATTTGA
- a CDS encoding peptidylprolyl isomerase: MTQVLLKTSFGDIKLSLDAEKAPKTVENFINYVKEGFYDGLIFHRVIDGFMVQGGGMEKDMSQRPATQGTIQNEADNGLSNKAGTIAMARTMDPHSASNQFFINVKDNGFLDHTGKNPEGWGYCVFGEVVEGMDVVNRMKGVKTGMAMGHQDVPVEPITIDSTEIVE, from the coding sequence GTGACTCAGGTTCTATTAAAAACCAGTTTTGGCGACATTAAGTTGTCTCTAGATGCAGAAAAAGCCCCTAAAACTGTTGAAAATTTCATCAACTACGTAAAAGAAGGCTTTTATGATGGCTTGATTTTCCACCGTGTAATCGATGGTTTCATGGTTCAAGGCGGCGGCATGGAAAAAGACATGAGTCAGCGTCCAGCCACTCAAGGCACCATTCAGAACGAAGCGGACAACGGCCTATCTAACAAGGCAGGCACCATCGCTATGGCTCGCACCATGGACCCACACAGTGCTTCTAACCAGTTTTTCATTAACGTTAAAGACAACGGCTTCCTAGATCACACTGGCAAAAACCCTGAAGGCTGGGGTTACTGTGTATTTGGTGAAGTCGTAGAAGGCATGGATGTGGTTAACCGCATGAAAGGCGTGAAAACGGGCATGGCCATGGGTCACCAAGATGTGCCGGTTGAACCAATCACCATCGACAGCACTGAAATCGTAGAATAA
- a CDS encoding glutamine--tRNA ligase/YqeY domain fusion protein: MTEEKAKPVNFIEKIINEDLASGKHSNIVTRFPPEPNGYLHIGHAKSICLNFGLAQQFGGQCNLRFDDTNPEKEEDEYVQSIQDDVRWLGFQWAGDIRYTSDYFDQLHTWAIDLIKAGKAYVCDLSAEQAKEYRGSFEQPGKNSPFRDRSIEENLELFEKMRAGEFDEGACGLRVKIDMASPNMSMRDPYIYRIKKASHHQTGDKWCIYPSYDFAHGQSDAIEGITHSVCTLEFADHRPLYEWFIENLATPAEPHQYEFGRLNINYTVTSKRKLRALVEGNVVNGWDDPRMPTISGMRRRGYTPAAIRNFCDSLAVAKTDGTVDVAQLEFFIRDDLNQNAPRAMCVINPLKVVITNMNADHDETLTVPYLQDREELGERDMPFTNEIFIDQDDFKEEYSKKFKKKFCVGKRIRLRHGYVIQADGFEKDEQGNITQVNASLIENTLGCDPEDGDKPKGVVHWVSCKHAVEAELRMYDRLFTDANPDGGKKDFMECLNPESLTVKTGLIEPALANVAPETVFQFEREGYYVADRFDHSSDKPVFNLTIGLREDKSLNS; the protein is encoded by the coding sequence ATGACAGAAGAAAAGGCAAAACCCGTTAATTTTATCGAGAAAATCATTAACGAAGACCTTGCCAGTGGTAAACACAGCAATATCGTCACTCGATTCCCACCAGAGCCAAATGGTTACTTACACATTGGCCATGCTAAATCCATTTGTTTGAATTTTGGCCTAGCTCAGCAGTTTGGTGGTCAGTGTAATCTGCGTTTTGATGATACCAACCCAGAGAAAGAAGAAGACGAATACGTACAGTCTATTCAAGACGACGTGCGCTGGTTGGGCTTTCAGTGGGCAGGGGATATCCGTTATACCTCTGATTATTTTGATCAACTGCATACTTGGGCGATTGATTTAATTAAAGCAGGCAAAGCCTATGTGTGTGATTTGTCGGCTGAGCAAGCTAAAGAGTACCGCGGCAGCTTTGAGCAGCCGGGTAAAAATAGCCCGTTTCGTGATCGCAGTATTGAAGAAAACCTTGAACTGTTTGAAAAAATGCGTGCAGGTGAATTTGATGAAGGCGCGTGTGGTTTGCGTGTGAAAATCGATATGGCCTCTCCAAATATGAGCATGCGTGACCCGTACATTTACCGCATTAAAAAAGCGAGTCACCATCAAACTGGTGACAAGTGGTGCATCTATCCGAGTTATGACTTTGCTCATGGCCAATCAGATGCCATTGAAGGGATTACTCACTCGGTATGTACACTTGAGTTTGCGGATCACCGACCACTGTATGAATGGTTTATTGAAAACTTAGCAACGCCGGCTGAGCCTCACCAATATGAGTTTGGCCGTTTAAACATTAACTACACCGTAACCAGCAAACGTAAATTGCGTGCCTTGGTAGAAGGTAACGTGGTGAATGGTTGGGATGACCCACGTATGCCAACTATTAGTGGTATGCGCCGTCGTGGTTATACTCCAGCTGCCATTCGTAATTTTTGTGATTCATTAGCCGTTGCCAAAACCGATGGTACGGTGGATGTTGCGCAGCTTGAGTTTTTTATTCGCGATGACTTAAATCAAAATGCACCACGGGCCATGTGTGTGATTAATCCGCTTAAAGTGGTCATTACCAATATGAACGCGGATCATGATGAAACGTTAACGGTACCTTACTTACAAGACAGAGAAGAACTTGGCGAACGTGACATGCCGTTCACTAATGAAATCTTTATTGATCAAGATGATTTTAAAGAAGAGTACAGTAAAAAATTCAAGAAAAAATTCTGTGTGGGCAAACGTATTCGTCTGCGCCACGGTTATGTGATTCAAGCCGATGGTTTTGAAAAAGACGAGCAAGGCAATATCACCCAGGTGAATGCGTCACTTATTGAAAATACACTGGGCTGTGATCCAGAAGACGGCGACAAGCCTAAAGGTGTGGTGCATTGGGTAAGCTGTAAACATGCGGTAGAAGCAGAGCTTCGTATGTATGATCGTTTATTTACCGATGCCAATCCTGATGGCGGCAAAAAAGATTTTATGGAATGTTTAAACCCAGAATCTTTAACTGTGAAAACAGGTTTGATTGAACCGGCACTTGCTAATGTGGCCCCTGAGACGGTTTTCCAGTTTGAGCGTGAAGGGTATTACGTTGCGGATCGTTTTGATCACTCAAGTGATAAACCTGTCTTCAATTTAACCATTGGTTTGCGCGAAGACAAGTCGTTAAACAGTTAA
- a CDS encoding acetyl/propionyl/methylcrotonyl-CoA carboxylase subunit alpha — MAEFTKVLVANRGEIALRVLKTAKAMGYETVAVYSEADADAPHVAFADEAVCIGPAQVNQSYLVIEKIIEACKKTGAQAVHPGYGFLSENTDFCAACQAADITFIGPDPKAIELMGNKRLAKIEMIKAGVPCIPGYEGADQDEKTLLSHANEIGYPIMVKAAAGGGGRGMRLVHAEKDFLEQLKTAKSEALNAFGSDEIILEKAVISPRHIEIQVFADRHGNCIYLGERDCSVQRRHQKVVEEAPSPFVNPELRQKMGEAAVNAALACEYVGAGTVEFLTDDAGNFYFLEMNTRLQVEHPVTELVTDVDLVAWQLTIAAGGLLPKTQEEVTIEGHAMEVRLYAEDPALGFMPQTGEVLRWQYAQGDGLRMDAGIKEGQTITPFYDPMLAKVIAYGDNRDQARRRLMASLKKIELLGVRTNRGFLFNILQHEVFATGGATTAFIESSFNNDKSLTPHPLTSWQQALAAWLFYLNAAQKNSDALERGFWRNSNPAPTWFDLVCVTDKHKVAVNVVNSQEKTFLLQVDEDEITVTLQAFSENTLRYSEQGVAKTVSFAFYKNGVYLNTHEGCVFIEDMTHAPAISADSAGSGLIKASMDGGIIDVLVEDGQSVKKGQTLVVLEAMKMEHSMKADSDGVIKSILVSKGDQVKGRQLLVEIESENVAPEVESA, encoded by the coding sequence ATGGCTGAATTTACAAAAGTATTAGTGGCAAACCGTGGTGAAATTGCCTTGCGTGTATTAAAAACCGCAAAAGCCATGGGGTATGAAACCGTAGCGGTTTACAGTGAAGCAGATGCCGATGCACCCCATGTTGCGTTTGCAGATGAAGCGGTATGCATAGGTCCTGCCCAAGTGAATCAAAGTTACTTGGTGATCGAAAAAATTATAGAGGCTTGCAAAAAAACAGGGGCACAAGCGGTTCACCCAGGTTACGGTTTTTTATCTGAAAATACGGATTTTTGTGCGGCCTGTCAGGCGGCTGATATTACCTTTATTGGGCCGGACCCAAAAGCCATTGAATTAATGGGTAATAAGCGTTTAGCTAAAATCGAAATGATAAAAGCGGGTGTGCCCTGTATTCCAGGTTATGAAGGGGCAGATCAAGACGAGAAAACCCTGCTCTCCCATGCCAACGAAATTGGTTATCCCATCATGGTCAAAGCCGCGGCAGGTGGTGGTGGTCGTGGTATGCGTTTAGTGCACGCTGAAAAGGATTTTTTAGAACAACTTAAAACAGCTAAGTCAGAGGCGTTAAACGCGTTTGGCAGTGATGAAATTATTTTAGAAAAAGCGGTTATTAGTCCGCGTCATATTGAAATACAAGTATTTGCCGATCGTCACGGCAATTGCATCTATTTAGGTGAGCGCGATTGCTCTGTGCAACGTCGTCACCAAAAGGTAGTAGAAGAAGCGCCATCTCCGTTTGTTAATCCTGAGCTTAGACAAAAAATGGGTGAAGCGGCTGTAAATGCAGCCCTTGCTTGTGAATATGTGGGCGCGGGTACCGTTGAGTTTTTAACGGATGATGCTGGCAACTTTTACTTCCTTGAAATGAACACCCGCTTGCAAGTAGAGCACCCAGTGACAGAACTTGTCACTGATGTGGATCTGGTGGCCTGGCAGCTAACAATTGCAGCGGGTGGCCTTTTACCTAAAACACAGGAAGAGGTCACAATTGAAGGGCATGCCATGGAAGTACGTTTGTATGCCGAAGACCCTGCATTAGGGTTTATGCCACAAACTGGTGAGGTATTACGTTGGCAGTACGCGCAAGGTGATGGCTTAAGAATGGATGCCGGTATCAAAGAAGGGCAAACTATTACGCCGTTTTACGACCCTATGCTTGCTAAAGTGATTGCATATGGTGATAACCGAGACCAAGCACGTCGCCGTTTAATGGCATCTTTGAAAAAAATTGAACTACTAGGTGTGCGCACCAACCGTGGATTTTTATTTAATATTTTACAGCATGAGGTATTTGCAACTGGCGGTGCCACCACTGCATTTATTGAATCCTCATTTAATAATGATAAATCGCTAACCCCTCATCCTTTGACTTCTTGGCAGCAAGCTCTTGCTGCATGGCTATTTTATTTAAACGCCGCACAAAAAAATTCAGATGCGTTGGAGCGTGGTTTTTGGCGAAATTCAAATCCAGCCCCCACTTGGTTTGATCTAGTATGTGTGACTGACAAACACAAAGTGGCAGTCAATGTGGTTAATAGCCAAGAAAAAACATTTTTGCTGCAAGTGGATGAAGATGAAATAACGGTTACCTTACAAGCATTTTCTGAAAATACCTTGCGTTACAGTGAGCAGGGTGTGGCTAAGACCGTTAGTTTTGCATTTTATAAAAATGGTGTGTACTTAAATACTCATGAAGGTTGTGTCTTTATTGAAGATATGACCCATGCGCCAGCGATCAGTGCTGATTCAGCAGGTAGCGGGCTCATTAAAGCCAGTATGGATGGCGGCATTATTGATGTTTTAGTTGAGGATGGTCAAAGCGTTAAAAAAGGCCAAACCTTGGTTGTACTTGAAGCCATGAAAATGGAACACAGTATGAAAGCCGACAGTGATGGTGTGATCAAATCTATTTTGGTAAGTAAAGGGGATCAAGTGAAAGGTCGCCAGTTATTAGTAGAAATAGAGTCAGAAAATGTAGCGCCTGAAGTGGAGTCGGCTTAA